The Epilithonimonas zeae genome contains the following window.
CGGAGTTGGTATTTGCTAATCTTTCCGAGGATTTTGGAAGAAGCGAAGCTGATGAGGAAATTCAAGACTTATTGAAAAATAGCTGTGGACTGAATCTCGCTCTTCATTATCTTTCCGGCGCCATCACTTATGATCCGGGCGCAGTAAAAATCGACCCGAAATTATCATCCGAAATTGTCTGGCTGGATGCATTTCTTACCAACATCGATCGTACTTTCCGCAATACCAATATGTTGATGTGGCATCAGGAATTGTGGTTAATAGATAACGGTGCTTCCCTATACTTCCATCACAACTGGGACAATTGGGAGAAGAACGCTGTAAGTCCTTTTGTGATGATAAAGGACCACGTCCTCCTTCCTCAAGCTTCAGAATTGGATGAAGTGAATCAACGATTCAAAGCGATATTGACAGATGATGTTTTGAGAGAAATCGTAGAACTGATTCCTGAAGATTGGCTACAATGGAATGACACCGATTTAACTCCAACCGAAATCAAAGAGGTATATTTCCAATTCCTAATCCTGAGACGCGATAATTCTGACAACTTTTTAAATGAAGCCAAAAATGCAAGAGCAAAAGTTATATGAGTACGCGGTAATCCGTTTGGTTCCGAAACCTGAACGCGAAGAGTTCTTCAACGTTGGATTAATTATGTTCTCCAAAAGAGAAAAATTCATTCAGGTAAAAATTCATCTTTGCGAGGAGAAGTTTCGCGTCATCCAATCGAAAATAGATTATAATGATGTGAAAAAACATTTGGAATCTTTTGTCAGTATTGCCAAAGGTGAAAAGTCTGCAGGCTCTATTGCTCAGCTTGAAATTCCGGAACGTTTCCGATGGTTAACTGCCGTGAAAAGTTCTATTATTCAAACCTCAAGACCTCATCCCGGATCAAGCCCAGATTTGGAAAAAACTTTTGAAAGATTGTTTGAAGAGTTGGTTTTGTAAAATTAATTGTACACCAAAACTTCATCTTCTTTCAGACTCTGGATAAAATAAGACGGCGTAACACCATTGATCTTTTTAAAAGCCAAAACAAACACCTGAGGTGAGGCATAACCACATTCCTCAGCGAGATAACTGATTTTGCACTCTCTATATTTCGGCTCATTATATAACTTATGGACGATATAATTAATTCTTAGATTATTGATATAATTGCTAAAATTCTGGGACTTGTTATTTTTGATAATTTCTGCCAGATATTTGGAATTGGTATTAAGATGAGTTGCCAAGTGACTGACTGTAAAATCTTTTCTAAGAAATTTGTCAGATTTTTCGAAAGCTGATAGCCTTCTGAGAATTCGAGCTTCTGTTTCGGCGGAGATCAAGTTTTTGTTAGAAACTTCAAAATCATCAGTAAAATCTGGTTCAATTTGAGTATTATCTTCAGTTTCGTGAATGGCATTGGTTGAATTTTCAGTTTGAACCGATTCAACCTTAAGCCTATCTATCATCGCCTCATAATTCTTGCGCAGTATCCTGTTATTTCTACGAACCAAGACCCAAGACCCAAACGCTATAATTACAATCACAATCCCGCCATAGAACAAAAGCGTCTTTTTTGATTGCTCATTTTTGACATTGGCTTTTTTAATTTCATCTCTGGACTGATGAACAATTGCTCTTTTCTCCACAAAGTTGATACTGTCATTAAGCGCAGTGTACAACTTCATATACTTGTTTTCTTCTGCGGTATTTTTGAGAAAGCCGTACGCATTCTTCATATTGTTAAAAGCAAACAATCGATTCCTCGGTTCACTTTTAGTCTTTTCAATTTCGAGTAACTTTTGAGAATAATCTATACTCTTTTGATAGTCGCCTTTTTCCAGATAAAAACCGCTAATTGCATAATAAACATCGTTTTCGCAGATCTTAAAGTATTTTGGAGCAGTTGTCTGGAACTCTAAGGTTTTTACAAAATATTTTTCTGCTATATTAAAATCCGGAGGCTTCTGCCCATAGACATAATAACTGCCCATATTCATCAGTTCAAAAATATAGAGATAATAGTATTTTGATTTCTGATATTCCGTAAGATTATTGGTAGGTGTAGTTTCTATAGCATTAAGGCTCTTTTTGGTTGAAACATACCAATTCTTGGGATCATTTTCTCCCTCGTACATTCCTGCAAAATTTGCATAAATACGGCAAAGCTGAATATGTCTATCTGCAGGGTTTTCTATTTTCTCAGCATACCCAAGGGATTTGTTTAGAATTATTTCTGCTTCGGGTAATTTATCTAAAATAATATTGATTTTTCCTCGGTACAAATAGATTGCACTAAGAGCAGAGTTATTTTTCAGTTTTTCAGCCAACACTTCTGCCTCGTCACTGTATTTTCCGGACAGGATGTAATCATTT
Protein-coding sequences here:
- a CDS encoding HipA family kinase, whose protein sequence is MDLSLRTVTVTRYILPLREGGSLPALAEADDDFKYVLKFRGAGHGVKALISELIGGKVSQVLGFRIPELVFANLSEDFGRSEADEEIQDLLKNSCGLNLALHYLSGAITYDPGAVKIDPKLSSEIVWLDAFLTNIDRTFRNTNMLMWHQELWLIDNGASLYFHHNWDNWEKNAVSPFVMIKDHVLLPQASELDEVNQRFKAILTDDVLREIVELIPEDWLQWNDTDLTPTEIKEVYFQFLILRRDNSDNFLNEAKNARAKVI
- a CDS encoding DUF3037 domain-containing protein, which produces MQEQKLYEYAVIRLVPKPEREEFFNVGLIMFSKREKFIQVKIHLCEEKFRVIQSKIDYNDVKKHLESFVSIAKGEKSAGSIAQLEIPERFRWLTAVKSSIIQTSRPHPGSSPDLEKTFERLFEELVL
- a CDS encoding helix-turn-helix domain-containing protein; translated protein: MKKSLYLMLILFSFYTVSYSQIRKETQRNIINSYDRIEIDDKEIASMDKVKKLADQSKKIDFQQGVLRGLTMLQKIALMKNDYILSGKYSDEAEVLAEKLKNNSALSAIYLYRGKINIILDKLPEAEIILNKSLGYAEKIENPADRHIQLCRIYANFAGMYEGENDPKNWYVSTKKSLNAIETTPTNNLTEYQKSKYYYLYIFELMNMGSYYVYGQKPPDFNIAEKYFVKTLEFQTTAPKYFKICENDVYYAISGFYLEKGDYQKSIDYSQKLLEIEKTKSEPRNRLFAFNNMKNAYGFLKNTAEENKYMKLYTALNDSINFVEKRAIVHQSRDEIKKANVKNEQSKKTLLFYGGIVIVIIAFGSWVLVRRNNRILRKNYEAMIDRLKVESVQTENSTNAIHETEDNTQIEPDFTDDFEVSNKNLISAETEARILRRLSAFEKSDKFLRKDFTVSHLATHLNTNSKYLAEIIKNNKSQNFSNYINNLRINYIVHKLYNEPKYRECKISYLAEECGYASPQVFVLAFKKINGVTPSYFIQSLKEDEVLVYN